Genomic DNA from Hymenobacter jejuensis:
GTTCTGGACCTTACGGGTCGCGTACTAAGCAAGCAAACCGTAGTAGGTGCCCAGGCGCATCCGCTTTCTGTTCAGCAGTTGCCTATGGGCTCGTACATCGTACGCATCCAGGGAGCTGGCACAAACGTGACGCTGCCGTTGGTTCGCAACTAACGTTTCCGTTACGCTTACAGAAAGGCCACCCAGTAGTACTGGGTGGCCTTTTTATTGTACACCATTCATGCACAAGCGCTCCGACAGCACGGCGCATATCAGGAATGTCGCTGCTGCAATCGTCTAGCACGCTACGGCCGCTTCCCTGCTGGGCGGCGGGGTCGTACCTTGCGCTTATTTCCTGTTCTTTACTACGCCACTCATGGAAGCTCCCCGCGACGAATTCATGCGCGAAGCCATTCGCCTTTCTATCGAAAAAATGCAAGCCGGTTTTGGCGGCCCGTTTGGGGCTGTAGTCGTGCGCGACGGCCAAGTCATTGCCCGCGGCTTCAACCAAGTTACCAGCACCAACGACCCTACTTGCCACGCCGAAATAGATGCCATTCGGAAGGCGTGCGCGGCCCTGGGCACTTTTCAGCTCAACAACTGCGACCTATACACGAGCTGCGAGCCCTGCCCCATGTGCTTGGGCGCGATTTACTGGGCGCGCCCGCGGCGGGTGTTCTACGGCAACACCAAGCAGGATGCCGCGGCTATTGGGTTCGACGATCAATTTATTTACGACGAAATCGAAAAGCCCCTCTCCGATCGTCAGATTCCGATGCAGCAGCTGCTCCGCGACGAAGCGATCGAAGGGTTCCGCGCCTGGGAAAAGCACGAAAGCCGCACCGATTATTAAGGCTAAACGCACCTGTTATCCTGCGCTGCTCTCTGGACGACGAAAGAACCATTGCGGCAGTTACAAAAAGAGGCCCGAACGCTAGCGTTCGGGCCTCTTTTTGTAACTATTTCATTATCAATTACTTGCCTCGCATGCCCATCATTTTGGCCATTTGCTGCATGCCGCCTTTGGTTTGGCTCATCTTGTTCATGGTGCGCATGACTTTGCGCATGTCCTCAAACTGCTTCATTAGGTTGTTGACCTGCTGAATATCCGTGCCGCTGCCTTTGGCCAAGCGGCGCCGACGCGAGCCGTTCAGGAGTTCAGGCTGTGCACGCTCCTGCTTGGTCATGCTTTTGATGATGGCTTCAATGGGCTTAAACGCATCGTCGTCGATATCGACGTCTTTAATGGCTTTGCTCATGCCCGGAATCATGCCGACCAAGTCCTTTAGGTTGCCCATCTTCTTGATCTGCTCCAGTTGGGAGAGGAAGTCATCGAAGTTGAACTGGTTCTTGCGAATCTTTTGGTTGATGCGCTTGGCCTCGTCTTCATCGAACTGCTGCTGAGCGCGTTCTACCAGCGAAATTACGTCGCCCATGCCCAAAATGCGCTGGGCCATGCGGTCGGGGTAGAACATGTCCAGCGCCTCCATCTTTTCACCTGTCGAGATGAATTTGATGGGCTTCTCGACTACCGAGCGGATGGAAAGAGCCGCACCACCGCGCGAATCGCCGTCGAGCTTGGTGAGCACTACGCCGTCGAAGTTGAGGCGGTCGTTAAAGGTCTTGGCCGTATTTACGGCGTCCTGACCCGTCATCGAATCGACTACGAACAGCGTTTCCGAAGGGTTGATAGCCTTCTTCACCGCTTCGATTTCGCGCATCATTTGCTCGTCGATAGCCAAGCGGCCGGCGGTGTCGATGATGACTACTTTCTTATTGTTCTTCTTGGCGTAGTCGATGGCGTTGCGCGAAATCTCGACCGGATTCTTGTTTTCCGGCTCCGAATACACCTCCACGCCAATCTGTTCGCCCAGCACTTTCAGCTGGTCGATAGCGGCGGGGCGGTACACGTCGCAGGCCACCAGCAACACGGTGCGGTTCTGCTTTTTGATGAAGCTGGCGAGCTTGCCGGCAAAAGTGGTCTTGCCCGAGCCTTGCAAACCGCTCAGCAGCACAACTGCCGGATCGCCTTTGATGACAATATCCTGCTTCTCGCCGCCCATGAGCAAGGTAAGCTCGTCGTACACGATCTTGACCATGAGTTGGCCCGGCGATACGGCCGTGAGCACGTCGCGCCCCATTGCCTCGTCCTTGATCTTGTCGGTTACTTCCTTGGCTACCTTGTAGTTAACGTCGGCATCAACAAGGGCCCGGCGAATTTCTTTGATGGTCGCCGCAACGTTGATCTCGGTAATGCTGCCTTGGCCTTTCAGGGTCTTGAAGGCGCGATCGAGTTTGGTACTTAAGTTATCGAACAT
This window encodes:
- the ffh gene encoding signal recognition particle protein, producing the protein MFDNLSTKLDRAFKTLKGQGSITEINVAATIKEIRRALVDADVNYKVAKEVTDKIKDEAMGRDVLTAVSPGQLMVKIVYDELTLLMGGEKQDIVIKGDPAVVLLSGLQGSGKTTFAGKLASFIKKQNRTVLLVACDVYRPAAIDQLKVLGEQIGVEVYSEPENKNPVEISRNAIDYAKKNNKKVVIIDTAGRLAIDEQMMREIEAVKKAINPSETLFVVDSMTGQDAVNTAKTFNDRLNFDGVVLTKLDGDSRGGAALSIRSVVEKPIKFISTGEKMEALDMFYPDRMAQRILGMGDVISLVERAQQQFDEDEAKRINQKIRKNQFNFDDFLSQLEQIKKMGNLKDLVGMIPGMSKAIKDVDIDDDAFKPIEAIIKSMTKQERAQPELLNGSRRRRLAKGSGTDIQQVNNLMKQFEDMRKVMRTMNKMSQTKGGMQQMAKMMGMRGK
- a CDS encoding nucleoside deaminase, with amino-acid sequence MEAPRDEFMREAIRLSIEKMQAGFGGPFGAVVVRDGQVIARGFNQVTSTNDPTCHAEIDAIRKACAALGTFQLNNCDLYTSCEPCPMCLGAIYWARPRRVFYGNTKQDAAAIGFDDQFIYDEIEKPLSDRQIPMQQLLRDEAIEGFRAWEKHESRTDY